ACCTTCTCGGTCAGATCGGGCAGCTCGTTCACCGCGAAGATGCCGCGGTTGGTGCGCGGGATCAGCCCGAAGTGGATCGTGTCCTCGTCCGCGAGATAGCGCCCCTCGGCGACCTTGATCGGGTCGACCTCACCGACGAGGTCGGCCATCGACACGTCGGGCGTCGCGAGCTTCTCGCCGTAGCGCTGGTCGGGCGTGATCCACGTGATCGGCAGTGCGTCGCCCTCGGCGGCGCGGCGGCGCCGGCACACGCTGCACACCGGCGCGGTCGGCTCGTCGTTGATGGCGCAGCCTTCGATGGCCGGCACGAGCGGATCGAGCAGCCCCATGAGGCCGCGGATGATCCGGCTCTTGCCCTGCCCACGCTCGCCGAGGAACACGATGTGGTGCCCGGCGAGGATCGCGTTCTCGATCTCCGGGATCACCGTGTCGTCGTAGCCGATGATGCCCGGAATGAGCGCGTCGTTGGTGGCGAGCCGCCGCAGTAGATTGCGACGCATCTCGGCTCGCACCGATTGGGGTCGATAGCCCGACGCCACGAGCGCGCCGAGCGTTTGTGGTTGATCTCGTCTCTCCACGCCGTCCTCGCCGCGCGGGATTATACGCAGTCAGCCTGCACGGTCCAGCCACGCGAACGGCGGCCGCAGGCGGTCGTACGTCTCCAGCAGGTGCTGGGGCATGACCCGCGCCTCGGCGACCGACGTCATGAAGTTCGTGTCGCCCGTCCAGCGCGGGACGATGTGCCAATGGAGGTGGTCGGCGATGCCCGCGCCGGCACACGTGCCGAGGTTCATGCCGAGATTGACGCCGTGGGGCGCGAGCACCTCGCACAACGTGGCGAGGCTCCGCCGCAGCGTGTCTGCGAGCTCCGCGTGCTCGTCCGCCGGCAGGTCCGGGAGCGACGCGGTGTGCCGTCGCGGCGCCACCATCAGGTGACCGCTCGCGTACGGATATCGGTTCAGCATGACGATCGACGCAGCCGTGGTGCCGAGCACGAGCCGCTCGCGGTCGCCGCCCTCACCCACGCAGAAGATGCACCCGCTCGGCGGCGCCGTGGCGGTCACGTAGGCCATCCGCCAGGGGGCCCAGAGGACATCCACGCGCTAGAGCGCCGCGGCGTCGTCGGGCATCCACGGCTTGCCGTCAACGCGCAGACGCAGCTCCTTCCCCACCTTGAAGAACGGCACGCTCTTCGCCTGCACGGAGACGAGCGCGCCGGTCTTGGGATTGCGGCCCTCGCGCGCCTGACGCCGCTTCACGACGAAGCTGCCGAAGCCGCGGATCTCGATGCGATCGCCCCGACACAGCGCTTCGGTCATGCTGTCGAAGACCGCGTTGACCATGACCTCGGCGTCGCGACGCGCGAAACGCGGAAACTGCTTCAGGAGCTCCTCGATGAGATCCCGCTTGGTCATTGCGGTGTGGGTCCCCCGTACAGGAACAGAAGTCCGCCGCCAAGCCCCGCCGGCGAGGGACGCGCGAGCGATCCGACGAGATCCAGCCACCAGGGGCGCCAGGGTCCCTTGACGCGCCGCACGCTCGGCTCGCCCGTTCCACCGGCGCGCGTCCATGCGAGTCGCACCGCCGTATTGAGGCCGCCGAGCTCGTCGACCAGCCCGGCCTCTTTTGCCTGCTGCCCGGAGTAGAGCCGGCCGTCGGCGAGCTCGCGCACGCGCTCGGGGGCCATGCCACGTCCCCGCGCGACCGCGTCGACGAACTGCTCGTAGACGTCGTTCACCATGCCTTGCAGCAGCTTTCGCTCCGCCTCCGTCATGGGACGCAGCGGGTGCCCGATGTCCTTGTACGGCCCGCTCTTCACGATGTCCTCGCCGACGCCGACCTTCTGAGCGAGCTGTTCGAGCTGCCGGAACTCCATGATGACGCCGATCGATCCGGTCAGCGTGCCGGCGGCCGCGACGATCGTGTTCGTCGCC
This sequence is a window from Candidatus Eisenbacteria bacterium. Protein-coding genes within it:
- a CDS encoding HIT domain-containing protein → MDVLWAPWRMAYVTATAPPSGCIFCVGEGGDRERLVLGTTAASIVMLNRYPYASGHLMVAPRRHTASLPDLPADEHAELADTLRRSLATLCEVLAPHGVNLGMNLGTCAGAGIADHLHWHIVPRWTGDTNFMTSVAEARVMPQHLLETYDRLRPPFAWLDRAG
- the sppA gene encoding signal peptide peptidase SppA, with translation MPQRRPWLRRLGFLTLIALGLVGAAAIVERFTGDGLTLGPVVAVVEVQGVISDAEPICDTLASLAKDARVGAVVVRIESPGGGVAPSQEIYEEIERLRATKPVIASLGNVAASGGYYVAAATNTIVAAAGTLTGSIGVIMEFRQLEQLAQKVGVGEDIVKSGPYKDIGHPLRPMTEAERKLLQGMVNDVYEQFVDAVARGRGMAPERVRELADGRLYSGQQAKEAGLVDELGGLNTAVRLAWTRAGGTGEPSVRRVKGPWRPWWLDLVGSLARPSPAGLGGGLLFLYGGPTPQ
- a CDS encoding integration host factor subunit beta; translated protein: MTKRDLIEELLKQFPRFARRDAEVMVNAVFDSMTEALCRGDRIEIRGFGSFVVKRRQAREGRNPKTGALVSVQAKSVPFFKVGKELRLRVDGKPWMPDDAAAL